The Acholeplasma laidlawii PG-8A DNA window GATGTGAAAGAAAAGTTTCATACAAAACATATAGGATTAGTGTTTCCAATTTTATCTAGAAACCGTTTTGCAAGTCCGCTTCGTGCTATTGCACGTGCAATGGACAAATTAACCATTTTATTAAGCTATCCTAAAGATGAAGTAGGTAATAGTATATTATATGAGAAAGACCTAGAAAGACTTGGCATCAATCCATATGATACTATCATCGATGAAGCAACCTATCAAAAAGAATTTAGCCATTTTAAACACCCGTTTACGGGTGTCAATATGGTTCAATATTATAAAGACATTATAGAAAAAGAAAACTGTGAAGTTAGCTTTGTATTTTCAAATAATCCAGAAGATATTTTGAAGTATACAAGCGAAGTATTAGTATGTGATATCCATACTAGAATAGCTACAAAAGAAAGACTAAAAAGCCATCAAGCAAGTAAAGTCTTAGGGCTAGATGATTTATTAAATAAACCAGTATTGAACTCAGGGTTTAATGAAGTCTATGGTCTATATGGATCAAATGCTGCTGGAAGTGAAAGTGTCAAGTTATTTCCTCATCATAATGATCTAATAGTTTATGATATTCAAAAGAAATTTAAAGCGTTAACTGGGAAACATGTAGAAGTATTAATTTACGGAGACGGGGCCTTTAAAGACCCGGTTGGTGGTATTTGGGAGTTGGCAGACCCTGTTGTGAGTCCTTCTTATACAAAAGGCTTAGAAGGTACACCAAACGAAATTAAACTTAAATATATGTCAGATGATAAATATAAAGATTTATCTGGTGATGCACTTAAAAGTGCAATCATTAGTGAAATTAGTCAAAAATCAAATACGTTAACGGATGATGCCAAATTAGGTACTACACCAAGAAGATATGTGGATTTAATTGGATCACTTTGTGATTTAGTAACCGGTAGTGGCGATAAGGGTACACCGGTCGTATATATCAAAAACTATTTTAAAAACATTTCTGATAAATAACCACAAAAGTTACGTAATCATAATACATGCTAAAATGATATATATAAATATGTTTTAGCGAAGGAGAATCTAATGTCTAAAATTGATATATTAAAAATTGCTAAATCAGCACAAATAGCAAAGTCTAAAAATGAGCATGTCATTGATGCTACAATCGGCATGTTTTATAATGATGACTCTAAACTCATCATACCAGCAGTAGAAAAAGCATATTATGATCTAGATTTACTAGATGCATTTAAATATGGTGCTACCGATGGTGGGCCTATGTTTGTAGAAAACGTCATAGATTGGGTATTAGATGATAAAAGAAAATCAGTGGAAGAAAAGTTTTTAATAGGAGCACTATCTACACCGGGTGGTAGTGGTGCAATTTCACTTATTTTTAATACCTATGGTCATGTCGGTGATAAAGTCTTAGTACCGAATTTAAGATGGCGTTATGAATACTTTTTGAATGCAGCTAAGCTTAAAGTGCATGAGCATAATATGTTTAAGGGTGACGGATTTGATTTGGAAGATTTTAAAACACAATTAAACTATTTAACCAGTATTCAAAAGCGTGTGATTGTTGTTATTAACGATCCATGTCATAATCCAACAGGTTTTAGCTTATCAGATAAAGAGTGGCAAAGTATCATTGAAATACTAAATAGTTTTGATAAGAATGAACTTATTTTAGTCTACGATATAGCCTACTTTGATTATGATCCTAAAGGTTTTAAAAATGCTAGAAATAACTTCTTAGCATTTAAACAACTGAAACCACACGTTCAAGTATTAACCGCCTTTAGTGCATCTAAATCATTTGCAATGTATGGCGTAAGACTAGGTGGTTTATTAGGTTTATTTCATACAAAGGAACAACAAGCATTCTTTAAAGTTCACGTTCTTGAAGATGCACTTGGTAAATGGTCAACAGCACCATCTGTAGGTGTAGGTATCTTTAATAAACTTGCTACTAAAAAAGATGAATATGTTCAGTACTTAATTACACTCACATCAACACTTAAACAAAGAGGTGAGATATTCATTAAAGAAGCCTTAGAAAATAATTTAGATATCTATCCTTATAGAGGCGGATTCTTTGTTTTAGTAAAATCAAATAATCCAGAAAAAGATTATGAAAAACTAATAGATGATAACATCTACCTTATTCCTATGGAAAAAGGGCTTAGAGTGGCGCTTTGCGGGATAACTACTAAAGAAGTTATAGGTCTTGCAAAACGTATTAAAAATGTTGTAGGAGCGTAACAAGTATGAGCCAATTAAAACGTATGCTAAGTGGTGAACTCTATATGGCTGAAGGCGAAGAGTTAGGCAAAATAAGAGATAATATGCTTGATAAACTTTATCAGTATAACCATGCACACTATAACAATCACAAACTAAGAGATGAACTTATTAAAGAGATTCTTGGCGGTTATAAAGATAAATTAAAAATTACACCACCGGTTTATTTTGATTATGGTAAACATACTTTTGTAGGAAAGAATTTCTATGCTAATTTTGATTGTATTTTCTTAGATGTAAATACAATCACCATTGGAGACAATGTCATGTTTGGTCCACGTGTTGGATTATATACTGCAGGACATCCAATTGATAAAGATGTAAGAATTACAGGTTTAGAATATGGTCTACCAATCACCATCGGTAACAACGTATGGATTGGTGGTAATGTAGTTGTAATGCCTGGTGTACATATTGGAGATAATACCATCATTGGAAGTGGTAGTGTTGTAACTAAAGATATACCAAGTGATGTGATTGCTGCTGGAAACCCATGTAAAGTTATAAGAAAAATCACAACAGAAGATAAGATCTATTGGGAAGGTAAGAAGAAAATATATGAAGAAAGTTTTTAATATCTTAAGATATGTTCACATCATCTTAACTGTAGTTACGATACTTAGTTTTTTCTTATATTTAATTTACTTTAAAACAGATTATAAAAATGTGACTGCAATCCTTGTTGCTACAACATACCTTAATTTTGTCGTATCTTTAATATTTTTTATACCGGTTATAACGTTCATGATTAAATTTAGAGATGAAAGAGAAAATTCACCTTATTTAATGAGTTATGTGATTTATGTTGTAAGTACCATCGCATCTATTATGTTAATGCCCCTGATTCAAAGTTTCTTTTAATTATTAAAAGGAGTTTAAAATGAGAAGGTTTATAAATTTACTAACGAATAGACTTACAATCATTGGACTAATTTTGTTACTTCAAATTGGTATTTTATGGTGGTTTGTCTATGAGTTTGCAGCAACCTGGTATTACCTTCATCTTGTATCTATGATACTTGGTGTGATATTAAGTTTATATATTATTACAACCGATGAAAATCCGATGTTTAAATTGATGTGGGTGGTATTTATGATTGTGCTACCTGTGTTTGGTGTACTCTTTTACTTATACGCCAAAACAGAAAGACTATCTATCTCTTCTTCATCAACCATGAGGCGGATGCAAAAGGTAAGAGAAAATGAGATGCGAAAAATTAAATCCGTTTTTGACCCTAAGTACTTAAAACAACAAAAATACCTAACCAATTTAAATTTCCCATCTTTTAAAAACACATCTTCCATTTTTTTAGGTAGTGGTGAAGAAAAACAAACTGAACTTTTAAGAGAACTTAAAAAAGCAAAACACTTCATCTTCATGGAATACTTTATTATCACGATTTCTAAGATGTGGGATGAAATATTACAGGTTCTTATAGAAAAACAAAAACAAGGTGTGGAAATCAGAATCATGTATGATGATTTTGGTTCTGCAACCAAACTTCCATTTTATTATCATAAAAAGTTAACTAAAATGGGAATTAAAGTTGTTCGTTTTAACCCGATGAAACTACACGTGAACTTTGCTATGAATTTTAGAGATCATAGAAAAATTGTAGTTATAGATAATAGAGTAGCCTTTACTGGTGGATTTAATATAGGAGATGAATATACAAATAAGAAAAAAGTATTTGGTCACTGGAATGATGCTGGTATCATGATTGAAGGTGAAGCTGTTTGGAGTATGACAATGCTCTTTTTAGAAAACTGGTCGTTTTCTAAAAAAGATGATACAACTGATTTTTCAAAATATAACATCAAATATCCACCAATTATAAATGATGCAATCTATATTCCGTTTGGAGATATCCCGGTAGATAATAATCTAACAGCTAAAAATATATATCTACACTTAATTAATGATGCACAGCAGACAATTTATATTACTGCACCGTACTTAATTTTAGATAATGAAATCGCAACCGCACTTAAACTAGCCGCTCAAAGTGGTGTCGATGTACACATCATTATGCCAAGTATACCGGATAAGAGATTTGTATATATGGTGTCAAAATCATATGCGGAAGAACTTGTTCATAGCGGAGTTAAAATTTATAGATATAAACCAGGGTTTATCCACTCTAAGATGATTATTTGTGATAAAGAAGCAGCGATGATTGGATCAAGTAATTTAGACTTTAGAAGCTTATACATGCACTTAGAAAACAACTTATGGTTGAATGATATAAAAACTATTTCTAATATGGTTAATTATTATGAATACACACTCAAAGAAAGTGAACGTATTACAATCAAAGACTTCACTAAGAGAAATATTATCTATAGAGTAGTACAGGCAGTATTAAAGGGTTTCTCGCCATTATTATAAAATGAATATATTAAGCTATTATAAAGAAATAACCTTATACGAGGGGATTTAAGAATGGGAAAAGATTACAAATTTATTAAAAACGGAATAAAGGTTGCACAAATACGTGCTATAGGCTCAGTGATTTTGGGATTAATGGTATTATTTGGTGGAATATATATTGTTAATTTGTATGAGACAGAAGATGAAAAAATAACGGTAATTATTGCTACAATTGCACTGTTTTTCTTGTTTATTATTGCTTTCTACTCAAACATAAGGGCAATCAAAAAGTATAAAAGTTTTTTAGAATAGAAGACAAACAAATAATAAAATAACGGTTTGATACCTAAGCATCAAACCGTTTTTACTATTTATTACTATGTATTTTTTCATTTCTTGGCATATTTGTAATACGACTTACTTCATCAATTTCATTGAATTGTTCAATGTAACCTACTACATGCGGTTCTAATTTGTTTTTTTCAATAACACTTAGTGATATACCGTGGTGAGCTGTCATATGTTGAAGCACAGTTTCTATAATATCTCTTGGGATTATATCTTTTGGTTTGTTTTTAACTTCATCGAAGAATCGTAATGCATAGATACTAGAAATTGTTTCATGACCTTTGTAGTGTCCATTGTACTTAGCTTGAGATTTACCAAGATCATGTAATGCGGAAACAATGTGCATAACTGGATCATGTGAATTTTTAATACACATATCGATATGTGTGTCAATATCTTCTAAATGATAAGGAGTTTCATGATTCTCGTTTAAACGTTCAAACTCTGGCATATATGCAGCGGAAATGTATCTTCTAACAGTCTCATAGATTCCATCTTTTAAAGCACTATTAATAAAGTCATTATATTCCGTATTGGAATTTAAGAATGTAGACTGACTAATAATCTTATAGTTATCACAATCTACTCCAACTCTAGGTGGTGCCATAAATTTATACATGTGCTCAATAATATGAAAAGGTACTACCTTTTCAAAAGAACGCTTCTCATTTTGATATTTTGCAAACATAAGTGGTTCTAGGACCATATGAATTTCTACAGTATATCCACGTGCCTTGAATTTTTCATAAAGCGATGTACGAAGGGCTCTTGAAATATTGGTTGCATCAAAAATTAAGGAGTCATCATAAGAAAAGACACGATCGTGTAATAAATTAAACACCGTCTCATCATCTTTTTGGCTATGGTGCTTTCTTAAAGTACCAAATAGCTCTAAACGAATCATATCTGATGAAAAATGCATGTATTCAAGTTTTTTTGC harbors:
- a CDS encoding ATP-binding protein, with product MKKAIILVGVPGSGKSTYAKKLEYMHFSSDMIRLELFGTLRKHHSQKDDETVFNLLHDRVFSYDDSLIFDATNISRALRTSLYEKFKARGYTVEIHMVLEPLMFAKYQNEKRSFEKVVPFHIIEHMYKFMAPPRVGVDCDNYKIISQSTFLNSNTEYNDFINSALKDGIYETVRRYISAAYMPEFERLNENHETPYHLEDIDTHIDMCIKNSHDPVMHIVSALHDLGKSQAKYNGHYKGHETISSIYALRFFDEVKNKPKDIIPRDIIETVLQHMTAHHGISLSVIEKNKLEPHVVGYIEQFNEIDEVSRITNMPRNEKIHSNK
- a CDS encoding sugar O-acetyltransferase, with the translated sequence MSQLKRMLSGELYMAEGEELGKIRDNMLDKLYQYNHAHYNNHKLRDELIKEILGGYKDKLKITPPVYFDYGKHTFVGKNFYANFDCIFLDVNTITIGDNVMFGPRVGLYTAGHPIDKDVRITGLEYGLPITIGNNVWIGGNVVVMPGVHIGDNTIIGSGSVVTKDIPSDVIAAGNPCKVIRKITTEDKIYWEGKKKIYEESF
- a CDS encoding pyridoxal phosphate-dependent aminotransferase produces the protein MSKIDILKIAKSAQIAKSKNEHVIDATIGMFYNDDSKLIIPAVEKAYYDLDLLDAFKYGATDGGPMFVENVIDWVLDDKRKSVEEKFLIGALSTPGGSGAISLIFNTYGHVGDKVLVPNLRWRYEYFLNAAKLKVHEHNMFKGDGFDLEDFKTQLNYLTSIQKRVIVVINDPCHNPTGFSLSDKEWQSIIEILNSFDKNELILVYDIAYFDYDPKGFKNARNNFLAFKQLKPHVQVLTAFSASKSFAMYGVRLGGLLGLFHTKEQQAFFKVHVLEDALGKWSTAPSVGVGIFNKLATKKDEYVQYLITLTSTLKQRGEIFIKEALENNLDIYPYRGGFFVLVKSNNPEKDYEKLIDDNIYLIPMEKGLRVALCGITTKEVIGLAKRIKNVVGA
- a CDS encoding coenzyme F420-0:L-glutamate ligase; translated protein: MSDVGVVARGIRTPIIRSGNDVSQIVVDSIMKASKTDNFNFDDKDIIAVTEAVVSIAQGNYATLDQIAYDVKEKFHTKHIGLVFPILSRNRFASPLRAIARAMDKLTILLSYPKDEVGNSILYEKDLERLGINPYDTIIDEATYQKEFSHFKHPFTGVNMVQYYKDIIEKENCEVSFVFSNNPEDILKYTSEVLVCDIHTRIATKERLKSHQASKVLGLDDLLNKPVLNSGFNEVYGLYGSNAAGSESVKLFPHHNDLIVYDIQKKFKALTGKHVEVLIYGDGAFKDPVGGIWELADPVVSPSYTKGLEGTPNEIKLKYMSDDKYKDLSGDALKSAIISEISQKSNTLTDDAKLGTTPRRYVDLIGSLCDLVTGSGDKGTPVVYIKNYFKNISDK
- the cls gene encoding cardiolipin synthase, translating into MRRFINLLTNRLTIIGLILLLQIGILWWFVYEFAATWYYLHLVSMILGVILSLYIITTDENPMFKLMWVVFMIVLPVFGVLFYLYAKTERLSISSSSTMRRMQKVRENEMRKIKSVFDPKYLKQQKYLTNLNFPSFKNTSSIFLGSGEEKQTELLRELKKAKHFIFMEYFIITISKMWDEILQVLIEKQKQGVEIRIMYDDFGSATKLPFYYHKKLTKMGIKVVRFNPMKLHVNFAMNFRDHRKIVVIDNRVAFTGGFNIGDEYTNKKKVFGHWNDAGIMIEGEAVWSMTMLFLENWSFSKKDDTTDFSKYNIKYPPIINDAIYIPFGDIPVDNNLTAKNIYLHLINDAQQTIYITAPYLILDNEIATALKLAAQSGVDVHIIMPSIPDKRFVYMVSKSYAEELVHSGVKIYRYKPGFIHSKMIICDKEAAMIGSSNLDFRSLYMHLENNLWLNDIKTISNMVNYYEYTLKESERITIKDFTKRNIIYRVVQAVLKGFSPLL